The Arachis ipaensis cultivar K30076 chromosome B10, Araip1.1, whole genome shotgun sequence DNA window ATTGAGTCGATCACATAGCAGCAGCCCAGCCATTGTCCATTCAAGAATTCCAACACCAACTGCCAATGCAAATTTCCTTTCAGCTTTCTGCAGTTCCTCTTTCAACGAGCTTGCTTTGTTCTTCAGTCTTTGAATTTGTGGATCTTGTCCTTCAGGCTCTGCCCAAGCAAAATAATCGC harbors:
- the LOC110267692 gene encoding uncharacterized protein LOC110267692, with translation MATQSSSQGSRSSTKSRGRRRTCFCGERPVLRTSSTAENPGRRFWGCVNFQIGDGCDYFAWAEPEGQDPQIQRLKNKASSLKEELQKAERKFALAVGVGILEWTMAGLLLCDRLN